The genome window CGGTACACGATGACCAGCGGTGTCTCCAGCAACGCCGCCTGCAGCGTTGCCGTTCCCGACGCCACCAGGGCGGCACGCGCACCCGACAGCACCGCCACCGCATCCGCGTCGGTGGTGACGTCGATCCCGGGCTGCCCGATGATGCGTTCATACAGCGCCGCATCCACCACCGGGCTGCGCGCAACGCGGAAGGACACACCCGGCGCGCGCGCCGCGAGCACCTTCGCGGCCGCGATCATCAGTGGCAGCATGTGGTGCACCTCCGACGCGCGGCTGCCCGGCAGCAGCGCCACGTGCCGGCGCACCTCCGTCGCGGCCGGAGCCGGCAGCTCGTGGTCAACCACGAACGGGTGTCCCACGAATTCCGCCGCCACACCCGCCTGGCGGTAGAGCTCCGCCTCGAACGGCAACACCACGGCCATGCGATCGACGTGCGCCCTGATCTTATCCATGCGCCCGGCGCCCCACGCCCATATCTGCGGCGATATATAGTAGAGCACGGGCACGCCACGCGCGCGCGCGTAGGCGCACAGGCGCAGATTCAGGCCGGGATAGTCGACGGGAATGAATAGTTCGGCGCGGTCGATGAGGCGGCGTATGTCACGCTCAAGGCGCCAGAAACGCGGCAGGCTGGCCAGCACGCCGGTGAAGCCAATGACGGCGTAGTCGCGGTGGTGGAAGCGCACGGCCATGCCCGCGTCGCGCGAGCGGTCACCCGCCATCCCCGTCACCGCGAACCCGGGCAGGGCGTCCCGCAGCGCGGCGACGAGATGCGCCGCGTGCATATCGCCGGACAGTTCTCCCGCGGACAGAACGATGCTGCGGGGCGCCGGCTGAGCCACGTTACATCCGTGCCGTGCCGACGCGCTCGAGGATCTCCGAGGCCAGCCGCAACGCGGCCACCCCCGCCTCCCCCGTCACCGGGGGCGTGGAACGATCCGCCACCGAACGCCGGAACGCCTCCAGTTCCTTGGCCAGCGGCTCGGCGCCGTCGCCGCGGAAGCGCTCCACCGCCACGAAATCCGCCAGCGACGGGGGTGCCGGCAGCGAACCCGCCTGAAGGGCGGCCATGCGGTCGGCAAAGCCGTCGCTCTTGCGGTAGTGCGTCACCGCGGCGCCGAGCAGGTCGATGGAATAGTAACCGGTGGTGGAGAAGACGCGCACCTTGCGCATGGGCGAGGCGGTGATGCGGCTGGCGGTCACGTTGGCCACGCAACCATCCGCGTACTCCAGGCGGGCGTTGACGATGTCCGGTTCGCGGGTCAACAACGCCGCGCCCTTGGCGCGAATGTCGACCGGTGTCCCACCCACCAGCAAGCCGAGCAGGTCGAGGTCGTGGATCATAAGATCCATGACCACCGACACGTCGGTGCCACGCGGTGTGAACGGGGCCAGGCGGTGGACCTCGATGAACATGGGCTGCCCGATGCGCGGCAGCACCGCCTCGAGGGCGCCGTTGAAACGCTCGATGTGCCCCACCTGCAGAATGCGCCCCGCGTCGCGCGCCGCACGCACCACCGCGTCGCCCTGGGCCACGGTGGCTGCGATGGGTTTTTCGATGAAGAGGTCGCGGCCGGCGGCCACGGCTTCCAGCGCCACGTCGGCGTGGGCCGACGTGCTGGTCACGACGCTGAGCGCGTCCACCTCCGCGAGCAGCGCGCCCAGCGACGCGAAGGCGGTGGCGCCGAATTCGGTCGCTGCCTCACGCGCGCGCGCCGCGTCGAGGTCGTAGCAGCCCACGAAGTCCACGCCCGCAAGGGAGCGCAGCACCCGGACGTGGGCACGCCCCAGGCGCCCGGTTCCAGCGACGCCGATGCGGAGTCCCACGCGCCGCTACTTGGTTATGCCGCGCTCGGAGTGGCGCAGGAACTCCGCCATCTCCGCCGCGTCGGCGCTGTCCCAGTCGTCGCCGTCCAGGATCTCCAGCACCTGGGCCACGTTGAGATCGCTGCGATACAGGAGCTTGTAAATCCGCTTCACGTGCGCGCGCCGCTCGGCGTCGAAGCCGCGGCGCTCCAGCCCAATGGAATTGAGTCCGTAGAGCTGGATGGGGTTGCCCGCCAGCTTGACAAAGGGCGGCACGTCGCGCTCTACGCGGCTCCCGCCGCCGATGAACGCGTACTTGCCCACGCGCACGAACTGGTGCACCGGCGTGAGCCCGCCGATGGTGACGAAGTCGTCGATGAAGACGTGCCCGGCCAGGTTGACGGCATTGGCGAGGATGACCTCATTGCCAATGACACAGTTGTGGGCCACGTGCGCGTAGGCCATCAGCAGGCAGCGGCTCCCCACCACCGTGCTGTCGCCCTCGCCGGTGGCGACATTGAGGGTAACGAACTCACGCAGCACGTTCTCGTCCCCGATGGTCAGGAACGTGCGTTCACCAGCGTACTTCAGATCCTGGGGCGCGGTACCGACGCTGGCGCCGTGGAAAATGCGGTTGCCGCGTCCGATACGCGTGGCGCCCTCGATGAGGACGTTGGAGCCGATTTCGCAATCGTCACCAATCTCCACGTTCTCACCGATCACCGTGTACGGCCCGATCTTGACACCCTCTCCGATACGCGCCCACGGGTGAATGACCGCAGTCGGGTGTATCTCCGTCTTGCGCAGATTGTAACCCCTCACCAGTCGGCCCCCTTCCTCTTCTATAAGTAGATAGTTTGTTGGAGTGAATTCTCTAGCGTTCCACGATCACGGACGATAGTTCGGCCTCTGCCGCCAGTTTTCCGTCCACGTACGCGTAGCCCTGCATCGTACACATTCCGCGGCGCAGACTCCGCATCTCCAGCTCGAAGCGCAGCTGGTCCCCGGGCACAACCGGCCGCCGGAACTTTGCCTTGTCCA of Candidatus Krumholzibacteriia bacterium contains these proteins:
- the lpxB gene encoding lipid-A-disaccharide synthase, producing MAQPAPRSIVLSAGELSGDMHAAHLVAALRDALPGFAVTGMAGDRSRDAGMAVRFHHRDYAVIGFTGVLASLPRFWRLERDIRRLIDRAELFIPVDYPGLNLRLCAYARARGVPVLYYISPQIWAWGAGRMDKIRAHVDRMAVVLPFEAELYRQAGVAAEFVGHPFVVDHELPAPAATEVRRHVALLPGSRASEVHHMLPLMIAAAKVLAARAPGVSFRVARSPVVDAALYERIIGQPGIDVTTDADAVAVLSGARAALVASGTATLQAALLETPLVIVYRTTPLNFALARRLVKIPHVGLVNVLLGEKVAPEFVQADAQPAALATALHALLSDDAVRAGMLERFRSLRAQLGGCRGTVRVAEIARELVTGKQP
- a CDS encoding Gfo/Idh/MocA family oxidoreductase, whose amino-acid sequence is MGLRIGVAGTGRLGRAHVRVLRSLAGVDFVGCYDLDAARAREAATEFGATAFASLGALLAEVDALSVVTSTSAHADVALEAVAAGRDLFIEKPIAATVAQGDAVVRAARDAGRILQVGHIERFNGALEAVLPRIGQPMFIEVHRLAPFTPRGTDVSVVMDLMIHDLDLLGLLVGGTPVDIRAKGAALLTREPDIVNARLEYADGCVANVTASRITASPMRKVRVFSTTGYYSIDLLGAAVTHYRKSDGFADRMAALQAGSLPAPPSLADFVAVERFRGDGAEPLAKELEAFRRSVADRSTPPVTGEAGVAALRLASEILERVGTARM
- the lpxA gene encoding acyl-ACP--UDP-N-acetylglucosamine O-acyltransferase; the protein is MRGYNLRKTEIHPTAVIHPWARIGEGVKIGPYTVIGENVEIGDDCEIGSNVLIEGATRIGRGNRIFHGASVGTAPQDLKYAGERTFLTIGDENVLREFVTLNVATGEGDSTVVGSRCLLMAYAHVAHNCVIGNEVILANAVNLAGHVFIDDFVTIGGLTPVHQFVRVGKYAFIGGGSRVERDVPPFVKLAGNPIQLYGLNSIGLERRGFDAERRAHVKRIYKLLYRSDLNVAQVLEILDGDDWDSADAAEMAEFLRHSERGITK